A stretch of the Thermofilum adornatum genome encodes the following:
- a CDS encoding ABC transporter ATP-binding protein, with the protein MAGLAAIRVRGVSVYFGGFQTLRSVELEVGEGEFLAVIGPNGSGKTTLLRTIVGVLRPRVGAVYIDGKELQEYSRLELARRLGYVPQGLERQKFLTVLEFVLTGRRPYISFDYARVDYEKAMEALRRVNAEHLAARTLDTLSGGEFQRVVIARALAGEPEVLVLDEPTSNLDPRFQLEIMDMLRGLTGDRITVVSSMHDLTQAYRYADKVVALKGGQIYAMGRPEEVLTEDNLQRIYGVKVKVFPEHRAIILDNSL; encoded by the coding sequence GTGGCGGGGTTGGCGGCTATAAGGGTTAGAGGGGTCTCGGTTTACTTTGGAGGGTTCCAGACGCTTAGGAGTGTGGAGCTTGAGGTTGGAGAGGGGGAGTTTCTCGCCGTTATAGGGCCTAACGGGAGTGGGAAGACTACTCTGCTTAGGACAATCGTCGGCGTGCTTAGGCCCAGGGTGGGGGCTGTATACATTGATGGGAAGGAGTTGCAGGAGTACAGCAGGCTGGAGCTGGCAAGAAGGCTGGGATATGTTCCTCAAGGTTTAGAGCGACAGAAGTTTCTCACGGTTCTCGAGTTCGTGTTGACTGGGAGGAGGCCGTATATTTCCTTCGACTATGCGCGGGTCGACTACGAGAAAGCTATGGAGGCCCTCCGCAGGGTAAATGCCGAGCACTTGGCGGCGAGGACGCTAGATACACTTAGCGGTGGAGAGTTTCAGAGGGTGGTGATTGCGAGGGCTCTTGCAGGCGAGCCCGAGGTACTCGTACTGGACGAGCCTACGAGCAACTTGGATCCGAGGTTCCAGTTGGAGATAATGGATATGCTTAGGGGGCTCACGGGGGACAGAATAACTGTTGTTTCCAGCATGCATGACCTTACCCAGGCCTATAGGTACGCGGACAAGGTCGTGGCGCTTAAGGGTGGACAGATCTATGCTATGGGCAGGCCGGAGGAGGTTCTCACGGAGGACAACCTGCAAAGGATCTACGGGGTGAAGGTTAAAGTTTTTCCAGAGCACAGGGCCATTATTCTAGACAATTCTCTATAG
- a CDS encoding FecCD family ABC transporter permease, with product MERGVYIIFERKVFLIVVLALLAVVSVPVTVAFGTVYKPWEVLAGVLLGSSDVFQALVLRFRRALVALLVGALLGGAGVLTQASFRNQLASPFTLGISSASALGVAVALVLGVGGRGSSWFVSFSSPFVLALFAFAFSIVQTLLVLLLAWRAGLDPRALVLASISLNFMYQAVLYLVQYLVLNEVQLATVVFWTFGDLGRAGWQELGVLLFGTPVFALAYLVLHRDLDLLVLGDDVAETSGINPRRARLIAVMVAALGAALATSFVGILAFLCLLSPHVARLLIGGRHKYLVSGSMLIGALILVWADAVSRTVLSPVVLPVGITLSLTGAPLLIYLLTRGGGVGGYKG from the coding sequence ATGGAGCGTGGCGTCTACATTATATTTGAGAGGAAGGTTTTCCTCATAGTTGTCCTCGCTTTACTGGCTGTTGTATCTGTCCCTGTCACTGTCGCGTTTGGAACTGTGTATAAGCCATGGGAGGTGTTGGCCGGCGTCCTTCTGGGGTCTAGCGACGTTTTCCAGGCACTAGTTTTAAGGTTTAGGAGGGCCCTGGTTGCGTTACTCGTCGGCGCTCTCCTGGGTGGTGCCGGGGTGCTTACGCAGGCGTCTTTCAGGAATCAGCTTGCGTCGCCTTTCACGCTTGGTATTTCAAGTGCGTCTGCGCTCGGCGTTGCCGTTGCATTGGTGCTGGGGGTTGGCGGTAGGGGAAGTAGCTGGTTTGTGTCCTTTTCCTCTCCGTTCGTTCTTGCATTGTTTGCGTTTGCTTTTTCTATTGTTCAGACTCTGCTTGTGCTTCTCCTAGCTTGGAGGGCGGGGCTAGATCCACGGGCACTCGTCTTGGCGTCTATTTCTCTGAACTTCATGTATCAGGCTGTCTTGTACCTAGTGCAGTACCTCGTGCTTAACGAGGTTCAGCTTGCCACGGTTGTCTTCTGGACTTTTGGGGATCTTGGGAGAGCAGGCTGGCAGGAGCTGGGCGTCCTTCTTTTTGGAACCCCTGTCTTCGCCCTGGCTTACCTGGTTCTGCACAGGGATTTGGACTTGCTTGTCTTGGGCGACGACGTAGCCGAGACGTCTGGCATAAATCCGAGGCGGGCTAGGCTTATCGCCGTGATGGTGGCCGCTCTGGGCGCCGCGCTGGCAACTAGCTTTGTGGGGATACTGGCCTTTCTGTGCCTGCTGTCTCCACATGTTGCAAGGCTTTTGATTGGTGGTAGGCATAAGTACCTGGTTTCTGGGTCCATGCTTATAGGCGCCTTGATCCTTGTGTGGGCTGACGCCGTGTCGCGGACTGTTTTGTCGCCCGTCGTTTTGCCCGTGGGGATAACCTTGTCGTTGACGGGTGCACCTTTACTGATATATCTATTGACTAGGGGTGGCGGGGTTGGCGGCTATAAGGGTTAG
- a CDS encoding CBS domain-containing protein, translating into MRIRAGLTQAELAERAGVSQSLIARIESGKVNPRVSTLVRIYQALEEFMEEELTACEVMSSPVVYVLPSASLLEVARLMWEKGFSQLPVLDEEGSENLGTVFDGDVLRAFIRENARASMLTAADVMSDPLPIVSCSTKVRSVARMLGRGLPAVLVEDEMKIVGIITKSDIAKLLLHSKPQQ; encoded by the coding sequence TTGAGGATTCGTGCTGGTCTTACCCAGGCGGAGCTGGCTGAGAGGGCTGGTGTGAGTCAGAGCTTGATTGCTAGGATTGAGTCTGGGAAGGTTAATCCTAGGGTGTCGACTCTTGTTAGGATTTATCAGGCGCTTGAGGAGTTTATGGAGGAGGAGTTGACGGCGTGTGAGGTTATGAGTAGTCCTGTTGTGTATGTTTTGCCTTCTGCGTCTCTGTTGGAGGTTGCCAGGCTTATGTGGGAGAAGGGGTTTAGCCAGTTGCCTGTGCTGGACGAGGAGGGGTCCGAGAACTTGGGGACGGTTTTTGATGGTGATGTTTTGAGGGCGTTTATTCGTGAGAATGCCCGGGCGTCTATGCTTACCGCTGCGGACGTGATGTCGGACCCGTTGCCGATTGTGTCTTGCTCTACGAAGGTTAGGAGTGTTGCGAGGATGCTTGGTAGGGGCTTGCCGGCTGTGCTGGTGGAGGACGAGATGAAGATTGTGGGGATTATTACTAAGAGTGACATTGCGAAGCTTCTCTTGCATTCGAAGCCGCAGCAGTAG
- a CDS encoding ABC transporter permease, which produces MGLRDYLEVSWVLVSYEFRGLFKRRVEFLLSPMLSWAIAMLITPLGLKLYGSSIGLEKVVVTGMIIQGTISGAAIAPFYFLVEISLESVDKLMQVPLPRWVVLLYRLLVSATAGLFVSLFVWLLALPYLGFSLASLLSVVIASYVASLGIFGLVSLVGYKVKNIQRLSIVATLSSAVLSYLSPLYFPLEVLPGHLRVAVMLNPPSLAVELVRRAIISGVLDAGTFALMLLVNLVWFLAGFDAVVNKLDNR; this is translated from the coding sequence ATGGGGTTGCGTGACTACCTTGAGGTATCGTGGGTGTTGGTGTCCTACGAGTTTAGGGGGCTCTTCAAGAGGAGGGTGGAGTTTTTGTTGTCGCCTATGCTTTCATGGGCTATAGCCATGTTGATTACCCCTCTTGGGCTCAAACTTTATGGGTCTTCTATAGGGTTGGAGAAGGTCGTTGTTACGGGCATGATTATTCAGGGAACAATAAGTGGGGCAGCGATAGCTCCATTCTACTTTTTGGTTGAAATAAGCTTGGAGTCTGTCGATAAATTGATGCAGGTTCCCTTGCCGAGGTGGGTCGTTCTTCTGTATAGGCTTCTCGTGTCGGCCACAGCTGGGCTGTTTGTCTCTTTGTTTGTCTGGTTACTTGCGCTCCCATACTTGGGCTTTTCTCTGGCATCCTTACTATCGGTTGTCATTGCATCGTATGTGGCCTCGCTTGGCATTTTTGGGCTGGTGTCTCTGGTCGGCTACAAAGTGAAGAATATTCAGAGGCTCTCGATTGTTGCAACGCTTTCAAGCGCGGTTCTATCGTATCTGAGCCCCCTATATTTTCCTCTAGAGGTTTTGCCTGGGCACTTAAGGGTTGCAGTTATGCTTAACCCTCCTTCTCTGGCTGTAGAGCTTGTGAGGAGGGCTATTATATCGGGTGTACTTGATGCTGGCACTTTTGCCTTGATGCTTTTGGTTAACTTGGTGTGGTTCCTAGCGGGCTTTGATGCGGTGGTGAATAAGCTGGATAATAGATAG
- a CDS encoding ABC transporter ATP-binding protein yields the protein MDVSLRICSGEIACVLGPNGAGKTTLIRQVMGILRPTRGSVRVFGLDPVVHQGVVKRRIAYVPQLPVYYPHETVVGISEFFAKLYGVPLGRVKEVLEALDLWGIRDRKGEGLSPGERKLLLLALALIKGGDLYVLDEPTAFMDVLKKRTSWEMLLGERREGKTMIVVSHDVEEVRRICDRIYIMFGGRLVASIASPSELSRGVEVRVYYGRPGDIADFFRRGEVKVSEESLVARYAQLADAVGDLQEFALSPVSREARVFLEYPSTESIVEFLGGGRGR from the coding sequence GTGGATGTTTCTTTGAGGATCTGCAGCGGGGAGATTGCTTGTGTTTTGGGTCCTAATGGTGCCGGGAAGACGACGCTTATCAGGCAGGTTATGGGGATTTTGAGGCCTACGAGGGGTAGTGTGAGGGTTTTTGGGTTGGATCCTGTGGTTCATCAGGGTGTTGTTAAGAGGAGGATTGCCTATGTTCCGCAGCTTCCTGTTTACTATCCGCACGAGACTGTTGTTGGGATTAGCGAGTTTTTTGCTAAACTGTATGGTGTTCCTCTTGGCCGCGTTAAAGAGGTCTTAGAGGCCCTCGATCTGTGGGGTATTAGGGATAGGAAGGGGGAGGGGCTTTCGCCGGGAGAGAGGAAGCTGTTACTGCTCGCGCTTGCCCTTATTAAGGGAGGCGACCTCTATGTGCTGGACGAGCCTACGGCTTTTATGGATGTCCTGAAGAAGAGGACGTCGTGGGAAATGTTGCTTGGGGAGAGGAGGGAGGGTAAAACCATGATTGTTGTTAGCCATGATGTCGAGGAGGTTAGGAGGATTTGTGACAGGATCTACATCATGTTTGGCGGCCGGCTGGTTGCAAGTATAGCGTCGCCGTCGGAGCTCAGCAGGGGGGTCGAGGTAAGGGTGTATTATGGGAGGCCGGGGGATATAGCTGATTTCTTTAGGAGGGGGGAGGTAAAGGTTTCGGAGGAGTCGCTGGTGGCGAGGTATGCCCAGCTGGCTGACGCTGTTGGGGATTTGCAGGAGTTTGCTTTGAGCCCTGTAAGTAGGGAGGCGAGGGTTTTTCTCGAGTACCCCTCTACGGAGTCTATTGTCGAGTTTCTAGGTGGTGGGAGGGGGCGTTGA
- a CDS encoding type II toxin-antitoxin system VapC family toxin, which translates to MRGAKTEKVYYLDTSALVKRYVEEPGSKIIDEIYRDAYKGVGKLAFSYWNIAEVAVVLDKYERKLGLDARKLLRNLLSESSTLSRLRRLVVVSVSPLILRASLKLVLKHHIYVADALQLVSAKSIGNCTFVTGDRELARVAEAEGLNTLYTG; encoded by the coding sequence TTGCGGGGAGCTAAAACTGAGAAGGTGTATTACTTGGACACAAGTGCACTGGTGAAGAGATATGTGGAGGAGCCGGGCAGCAAAATCATTGATGAGATCTATAGGGATGCGTACAAGGGTGTTGGAAAGCTGGCTTTTTCCTACTGGAACATTGCTGAGGTTGCAGTTGTTTTGGACAAGTATGAGAGGAAGCTTGGGCTTGATGCCAGAAAGCTGCTGAGGAACCTGCTTAGTGAGTCTTCGACTCTCTCTAGGCTGCGCAGGCTTGTAGTTGTCAGTGTTAGTCCCTTAATCCTGCGGGCTTCCTTAAAGCTGGTGCTAAAGCATCACATATATGTTGCGGATGCCCTCCAGCTGGTATCAGCCAAAAGTATTGGTAACTGCACGTTTGTCACTGGTGACAGGGAGCTGGCAAGAGTGGCTGAAGCTGAGGGATTAAACACATTGTACACAGGCTGA
- a CDS encoding ATP-binding cassette domain-containing protein → MDKGVTFRDVYKYVVHGATFETDEKGAYVLLGPNGSGKTTILRLAAGVLKPEKGIVLVGGRDPYRDHFAKGRITYVSNTVLADTFETCGSYLSFYLQTTPRDMKGDLKEAVSYFGVEGMLGQPVFKLSAGQRKRLELSKLLLRKATYIFVDEPTANLDSDGRRKAIELIKRLSGSSLVLLATHELDTVDELEADVIVVKDGVVENIYSYEQYVKLSDKLQGGYLLVAKVSWKPKAGNPRDFLKKYGSKVEIRRLEVDATALLRSMGIDLGDFGENPSVSVVWMDVDSSEMPAGTVFKAPEGLMVPLNLELVAVDRATVSKLIEDLMDKGEVEDLRITRVAG, encoded by the coding sequence TTGGATAAGGGAGTGACATTTAGGGATGTGTATAAATACGTGGTGCACGGCGCCACCTTTGAAACTGATGAGAAAGGTGCATACGTTCTCTTGGGCCCCAATGGAAGCGGAAAAACAACTATTTTGAGGCTTGCCGCTGGTGTCTTGAAGCCTGAGAAGGGAATAGTACTTGTAGGCGGGAGGGATCCTTACAGGGATCACTTTGCTAAGGGCAGAATAACGTATGTGTCCAATACTGTGTTGGCAGACACATTTGAGACATGTGGGAGCTACTTGAGTTTTTATCTTCAGACAACGCCGAGGGACATGAAGGGGGATTTGAAAGAGGCAGTTTCGTACTTTGGGGTTGAGGGGATGCTAGGGCAACCAGTGTTTAAACTGAGTGCAGGTCAGAGGAAGAGGCTTGAGTTGTCAAAGTTGCTCCTGAGGAAAGCCACATATATATTTGTTGACGAGCCTACGGCTAACCTAGACAGTGATGGGAGGCGAAAAGCCATAGAACTCATTAAGAGGCTTTCTGGAAGCTCGCTTGTTCTATTGGCTACCCACGAGCTTGACACGGTGGATGAGTTGGAGGCAGATGTAATAGTTGTGAAGGACGGGGTCGTTGAGAACATTTACAGCTATGAACAGTATGTAAAGTTATCGGACAAGTTGCAAGGAGGCTACCTGTTAGTCGCTAAGGTTTCCTGGAAGCCAAAGGCCGGGAATCCAAGGGATTTCCTGAAGAAGTACGGCTCCAAGGTGGAGATCCGAAGGTTGGAGGTCGACGCAACGGCATTGCTTCGGAGCATGGGGATAGACTTGGGCGACTTCGGGGAAAACCCTAGCGTATCTGTGGTCTGGATGGATGTTGATTCTTCGGAGATGCCTGCTGGAACCGTTTTTAAGGCTCCCGAGGGCCTCATGGTACCCTTGAACCTGGAGCTAGTTGCTGTTGACAGGGCTACTGTTTCTAAGCTCATAGAGGACTTGATGGATAAGGGCGAGGTTGAGGACTTGAGGATTACTAGGGTCGCTGGGTGA
- a CDS encoding ABC transporter substrate-binding protein, translated as MERRTIALVIVLVVTVVLLGVVAVMVFRAPGSQETKPQAPRVITVVDFSNRTVEVPVNASRVVAIGPGVLRLVAYLGALDKIVGVEDAEKSWSPLGRDYAMAYGDVFKNLQVIGPGGPRNPPNPELLRSVKPDIVLMSRVYVDVYDPDRLSQEVGAPVVVIDYGVAGYLNVTEFKRAITLLGRILGREARAQELAKYIDGVVDDLAQRVRVAKVAPSVYVGAVSYKGAQPFTGTQGMFPPLQLLKTRSIVDELGKKGFVNVDFEYILKKNPEYIFIDLNNLQTVLDDYKKDSAKYCALGAFKEGRVYALLPFNYYHTNVATALVDAYFMGKVLYPEQFKDVDPAKKADEIYRVFLGKPLYEEFVRGFGRGFGPLSDLFKC; from the coding sequence GTGGAGAGGAGGACCATTGCATTGGTCATTGTTCTCGTTGTAACGGTAGTGTTGCTAGGTGTTGTTGCAGTAATGGTCTTCCGGGCTCCTGGGTCGCAGGAGACGAAGCCTCAAGCGCCCCGTGTCATAACTGTGGTTGACTTTTCTAATAGGACGGTAGAGGTGCCCGTTAATGCTTCTAGGGTCGTCGCCATTGGTCCAGGGGTGTTGCGGCTAGTTGCCTACCTTGGAGCGCTCGACAAGATTGTTGGTGTTGAGGATGCCGAGAAGAGCTGGTCGCCGCTAGGTAGGGATTACGCGATGGCGTATGGTGATGTATTTAAGAACCTGCAGGTGATAGGTCCAGGCGGGCCTAGGAATCCTCCTAACCCAGAGTTGCTTAGGAGCGTGAAGCCGGATATTGTGCTGATGTCTCGGGTGTACGTAGACGTCTACGACCCTGACAGGCTGTCGCAGGAGGTTGGAGCCCCAGTCGTGGTGATCGACTACGGCGTGGCTGGTTACCTGAATGTCACGGAGTTTAAGCGCGCGATAACTCTGCTCGGGAGGATTCTGGGTAGGGAGGCTAGAGCGCAAGAGTTGGCCAAATACATTGACGGTGTCGTCGACGATCTTGCTCAGAGGGTCAGAGTTGCTAAGGTAGCCCCCTCGGTGTATGTTGGGGCAGTGTCGTACAAAGGTGCTCAGCCGTTTACAGGCACGCAGGGCATGTTTCCGCCTCTACAGCTCTTGAAGACGAGGAGCATAGTCGACGAGCTGGGCAAGAAGGGCTTCGTGAACGTAGACTTTGAATACATACTGAAGAAGAATCCAGAATATATCTTTATAGACCTTAATAATCTGCAGACGGTTCTGGATGACTATAAAAAGGATTCAGCGAAGTACTGTGCTCTAGGGGCGTTCAAGGAGGGCAGGGTATATGCATTGCTACCCTTCAACTATTACCACACGAACGTGGCTACAGCCCTCGTGGACGCCTACTTCATGGGGAAGGTGCTCTACCCAGAGCAGTTCAAGGACGTAGACCCAGCCAAGAAGGCGGACGAGATCTACAGGGTGTTTCTGGGGAAGCCGCTCTACGAGGAGTTCGTGAGGGGCTTCGGCAGAGGCTTTGGACCCCTAAGCGACCTCTTCAAGTGCTAG
- a CDS encoding ATP-binding protein has translation MREEDFRWVLADWKTRKLPSVVEREIKLPLDPTYIVTVTGPRQAGKTYRLFQLVGELMALGVPRSNILYVNFEHERLRRLDANDLEDMVKVYYETFEPDVSRPIYLLLDEVQLVNDWDKWVRRIHDSEKYKIYITGSTSKLTSKEIADALRGRSVDYTVFPFSFREFIKAKRAEIRDPETLSYLEERGTVLRLLREYLVYGGFPRVVLAETPEEKRAFLKSHYNAIFYRDLVERCRLDPDILDLVLSALVTGATGLFSVSKLYNFAKSLGYRTSKAKLIEYVECARQAYLVLLSEIYSPTIRNRKQYPKKAYIIDNGIITTLSTESTENLGKLMENIVAVELARNGYTLNYWREYGKREGPEVDFVITKGQRPRQLIQVTYASSKTEIKPREKAALIKASQELQTTHALVITWDLKAQEQQGNLKITYIPLWQWLLQPQKYLQPV, from the coding sequence ATGCGTGAAGAAGATTTCCGTTGGGTTCTAGCCGATTGGAAGACCCGGAAACTTCCAAGTGTCGTCGAACGAGAGATCAAGTTGCCCCTGGATCCGACATATATAGTCACTGTTACGGGTCCAAGGCAGGCGGGAAAGACGTATAGGCTTTTCCAGCTGGTAGGCGAGCTTATGGCTCTGGGTGTCCCGAGGAGCAACATTCTCTATGTTAACTTTGAGCATGAGAGGCTACGTAGGCTTGACGCTAATGATCTCGAGGACATGGTTAAGGTCTACTATGAGACGTTTGAGCCCGACGTGAGCCGACCTATATACTTGCTCCTCGACGAGGTACAGCTCGTGAACGACTGGGACAAGTGGGTCCGCAGGATCCACGACTCGGAAAAGTACAAAATATACATAACGGGGTCTACCTCAAAGCTTACAAGCAAAGAGATAGCAGACGCCCTCAGGGGCAGAAGCGTAGACTATACAGTCTTCCCATTTAGCTTCCGGGAATTTATCAAGGCGAAAAGGGCCGAGATACGGGACCCAGAGACCCTTTCATACCTAGAAGAGAGAGGCACAGTTCTACGCCTACTAAGAGAGTACCTTGTCTATGGGGGCTTCCCAAGAGTAGTCTTAGCGGAGACCCCAGAGGAAAAAAGAGCATTCCTCAAGTCCCATTACAACGCTATATTCTACAGGGACCTAGTTGAAAGATGCAGGCTGGACCCAGACATCCTCGACCTTGTACTCTCCGCCCTCGTCACGGGCGCGACAGGTCTATTCAGCGTTTCAAAGCTCTACAACTTTGCAAAGTCCCTGGGATACAGGACAAGCAAAGCCAAACTCATTGAATACGTCGAGTGCGCCAGGCAGGCCTACCTAGTACTCCTCTCCGAGATATACTCCCCAACAATCAGGAACAGGAAACAGTACCCCAAAAAAGCCTACATAATAGATAACGGCATCATCACTACCTTAAGCACGGAATCTACAGAAAACCTCGGCAAACTAATGGAAAACATCGTCGCAGTCGAGCTAGCCCGAAACGGCTACACACTAAACTACTGGAGAGAATACGGCAAAAGGGAAGGCCCAGAAGTAGACTTCGTAATTACAAAGGGACAAAGACCAAGACAACTCATACAAGTCACCTACGCATCGAGCAAGACAGAAATAAAGCCTAGAGAAAAAGCCGCACTCATAAAGGCATCCCAAGAACTCCAAACAACCCATGCACTAGTAATAACCTGGGATCTCAAAGCCCAGGAACAACAAGGCAACCTAAAAATAACATACATCCCACTATGGCAATGGCTACTACAGCCACAAAAATACCTCCAACCAGTCTAG
- a CDS encoding FmdE family protein, giving the protein MVSESLLEQARNLHGHVCPYLVLGLRASEIAFERLGITRVGVAETMREDVVAIVEANNCFADGVQVFTRCTFGNNSLVYLDTGKTALTVFRRGEKRGVRVYVLSERVRELLQPEVGELWRRVVAERRGSREDAERLHEAFEKLGRGMLNLSEDFFKISEVEVVEELERAPIFESVRCESCGELVMKPRAVLKDGKWFCASCAGVPVQAVVGRGISTVKVPFREVS; this is encoded by the coding sequence ATGGTTTCAGAGAGCCTCCTGGAGCAGGCGAGGAATCTTCATGGACATGTATGCCCCTACCTTGTTTTGGGCTTGAGGGCTTCTGAGATAGCTTTTGAGAGGCTGGGAATCACGCGTGTGGGGGTGGCCGAGACTATGAGAGAGGATGTTGTTGCGATAGTTGAGGCTAACAACTGCTTCGCAGACGGTGTCCAGGTGTTTACTCGTTGCACGTTTGGCAACAATTCCCTTGTTTATCTGGATACAGGAAAGACTGCTTTGACTGTGTTTAGGAGAGGCGAGAAAAGAGGGGTGAGGGTCTATGTTCTGTCTGAGAGGGTTAGAGAGCTCCTCCAGCCGGAGGTGGGTGAGCTTTGGCGTAGGGTTGTTGCTGAGAGGAGGGGGTCTAGGGAGGATGCTGAGAGGTTGCACGAAGCGTTCGAGAAGCTTGGACGTGGGATGCTTAACCTGTCGGAGGACTTCTTTAAGATCAGCGAGGTGGAGGTTGTAGAGGAGCTTGAGAGGGCGCCGATCTTTGAGAGTGTTAGGTGTGAGTCCTGTGGGGAGCTGGTGATGAAGCCTAGGGCTGTCCTTAAGGACGGGAAGTGGTTCTGCGCGTCGTGCGCGGGTGTGCCTGTACAGGCCGTGGTTGGCAGGGGTATTTCCACCGTGAAGGTTCCCTTTAGGGAGGTGAGCTAG
- a CDS encoding radical SAM protein, translating into MSVERKCFYDWRDVAGEVVDFVSRNRDSVDYVTFVPDGEPTLDACMGRIIEFVKGETGVRVAVLTNASLLWMEDVCRDLEQADVVSVKVDSVSERVWRRINRPHPSLVLERVLDGIREFSSSYKGTLISETMFVRGVNTDKGVYRDIATFLRGLRLSKAYISVPIRTPAESFVEPPTERELVEAYEEFQGVLGSGRVELLNMPEPPPRLVSGDPVAWLLNTCAVHPLRYGEAVEALVGRVEDPVGLIEGLVRENLLLKTEYGGQCSSLGTLGVGSECG; encoded by the coding sequence TTGAGTGTTGAGAGGAAGTGTTTCTATGACTGGAGGGACGTGGCTGGAGAGGTTGTGGACTTCGTGTCGAGGAATAGGGATAGTGTTGACTATGTGACTTTTGTTCCGGATGGTGAGCCGACCCTGGACGCTTGTATGGGCAGGATTATAGAGTTTGTTAAGGGGGAGACTGGTGTCAGGGTGGCTGTCTTGACCAATGCTTCCTTGTTGTGGATGGAGGATGTGTGTAGGGACTTGGAGCAGGCCGACGTTGTCTCGGTGAAGGTTGACAGCGTGTCGGAAAGGGTTTGGAGGAGGATAAATAGGCCGCACCCGTCGCTGGTGCTGGAGAGGGTCCTAGATGGGATAAGGGAGTTTTCGTCATCCTACAAGGGGACGCTGATCTCTGAGACAATGTTTGTTAGGGGCGTGAACACGGATAAGGGGGTGTATAGGGACATAGCCACTTTTCTCAGGGGGCTGAGGCTGTCTAAAGCATATATCTCTGTACCTATAAGGACGCCTGCGGAGTCCTTTGTCGAGCCGCCCACGGAGAGGGAGCTTGTGGAGGCCTACGAGGAGTTTCAGGGGGTCCTGGGCTCCGGTAGGGTGGAGCTCTTGAATATGCCGGAGCCTCCCCCGAGGCTGGTCAGTGGGGACCCTGTTGCGTGGCTTTTGAATACGTGTGCTGTTCATCCTTTGAGGTATGGGGAGGCCGTGGAGGCACTGGTAGGCAGGGTTGAGGACCCCGTGGGGCTTATTGAGGGGCTGGTGAGGGAGAACTTGTTGTTGAAGACGGAGTATGGGGGACAATGTTCCTCGTTAGGAACTTTAGGCGTAGGCAGTGAATGTGGGTAG
- a CDS encoding DUF6364 family protein, with the protein MYVRIYVYTGVWMAKRKLTLSVEGDLLDEVKGIVAVRGRSLSSIVEEYLEYLVFERWAEALSEELGLGDLEPTTESEISGGRPRGLDAAAVVRELREGRVKDIAGS; encoded by the coding sequence ATGTATGTCCGTATATACGTATATACGGGTGTCTGGATGGCTAAGAGGAAGCTTACTTTGAGTGTTGAGGGTGACTTGCTAGATGAGGTTAAGGGGATTGTTGCCGTCAGGGGGAGGAGCTTGAGCAGTATCGTTGAGGAATATCTAGAATACCTGGTTTTCGAGAGGTGGGCTGAAGCTCTTAGCGAGGAGCTGGGTCTTGGCGATCTCGAGCCCACAACGGAATCAGAGATCTCGGGGGGCAGGCCTAGAGGGCTTGACGCGGCCGCTGTTGTTAGGGAATTGAGGGAGGGGAGGGTGAAGGATATTGCGGGGAGCTAA